Proteins from a single region of Cyanobacteria bacterium GSL.Bin1:
- a CDS encoding TonB-dependent siderophore receptor — MGVLSQGGVINLVTEKPTAEPFFALESRIGSFGFIEPSIDISGPLNANGTLAYRLNALYEEEDGFRDFNRDVERTFVSPVLTWDISDSTNLTIELSYTDDERPFDQGLVAIGEGIADIPFDRIVNEPTDFNESTQFIANYTLEHQFNESLKLRNRFQFLRGDRLNIENQPFSVNDNGEVQRFVFSNDATEKNYALQTNLVGNFQTGSIEHEVLFGVDLNREIEDRQGRSTDDSFGVTTINVFDPVYDDGTPSREELNFTAVDVDNQTDSLGIYLQDQIAFSEKWKLLIGGRLDFVSQENEDRLDDTTTTQDDEAFSPRVGLVYQPSESLSLYGSFSRSFVPNEGDGQGGILDPERGTQYEVGLRSELLDGRLSATLAAFNITKSNVSVGVEDPPAGLRRAIGEQRSRGFELDIAGELADGWKIIASYAHTDAEVTDDNDSEQEGNELPGIPRNGASLWTVYEIQRGNLQGLGIGAGVFFVGEREGNLDNTFRLPSYTRIDARLSYRRNNWKAALNFKNLFDIDYVESPGFNRFSIDPGIPFTVIGSFSVEF; from the coding sequence CAGAACCATTTTTTGCCCTTGAATCACGTATAGGAAGTTTTGGTTTTATCGAGCCTTCTATTGATATTTCCGGTCCGTTAAACGCCAACGGGACATTAGCCTATCGACTCAATGCCCTTTATGAAGAGGAAGATGGGTTTCGAGATTTCAATCGCGATGTTGAGCGAACGTTTGTTTCACCCGTTCTGACCTGGGACATTAGCGACAGCACCAATCTGACTATAGAACTATCCTATACTGATGATGAGCGACCGTTCGATCAAGGGCTAGTTGCCATAGGTGAAGGAATTGCCGACATTCCTTTTGATCGCATTGTCAACGAGCCAACTGATTTTAATGAATCGACACAATTTATTGCTAATTATACTTTAGAACATCAGTTTAATGAGAGCTTAAAACTACGCAATCGCTTTCAATTTTTGAGAGGTGACAGATTAAATATTGAAAATCAACCTTTTAGCGTCAACGATAATGGAGAAGTTCAGCGATTTGTTTTTTCCAACGATGCCACGGAGAAAAATTACGCTCTTCAAACTAATCTTGTCGGTAACTTCCAAACGGGTTCCATTGAGCATGAGGTTCTTTTTGGTGTCGATTTAAACCGCGAAATCGAAGACCGACAGGGTCGAAGCACTGATGACAGTTTTGGCGTAACAACCATTAATGTTTTCGATCCGGTTTATGACGATGGCACACCGAGCCGGGAAGAGCTAAACTTTACTGCTGTTGATGTTGATAACCAGACAGATTCACTAGGCATTTATCTCCAAGACCAAATTGCCTTTTCAGAGAAATGGAAGCTCCTGATTGGAGGAAGGCTCGATTTTGTTAGTCAGGAAAATGAGGATCGTTTGGACGATACGACTACAACCCAAGATGACGAAGCATTTAGCCCACGGGTTGGTCTAGTTTATCAACCTAGTGAGTCGTTATCTCTCTATGGGAGCTTTAGCCGCTCTTTTGTGCCCAATGAGGGAGACGGTCAAGGCGGTATTCTCGACCCTGAGCGCGGCACCCAGTATGAAGTCGGACTCAGGAGCGAACTATTGGATGGTCGCCTTTCTGCCACATTAGCTGCGTTTAACATTACCAAGAGCAATGTTTCAGTTGGTGTGGAAGATCCTCCTGCTGGTTTGCGACGTGCCATTGGTGAACAAAGAAGCCGAGGCTTTGAATTGGATATTGCTGGAGAACTTGCTGATGGCTGGAAGATTATTGCCTCTTATGCTCATACTGACGCTGAGGTTACAGACGATAATGACAGTGAGCAAGAAGGAAATGAACTCCCCGGTATTCCCAGAAATGGTGCTAGTCTCTGGACAGTCTATGAAATTCAACGTGGTAACTTGCAAGGATTAGGAATTGGTGCTGGGGTCTTCTTTGTCGGTGAACGGGAAGGAAACCTAGACAACACCTTTCGACTTCCCAGCTATACCCGTATTGATGCAAGACTGTCTTATCGAAGAAATAATTGGAAGGCGGCACTTAACTTTAAAAATCTCTTCGATATTGACTATGTGGAGTCTCCTGGTTTTAATCGATTTTCGATTGATCCAGGAATCCCTTTCACCGTGATTGGTTCTTTTTCGGTGGAATTTTGA
- a CDS encoding ABC transporter substrate-binding protein — MKQMFVPTGLFAQWQKMWRHFKNCQVPRLLVLALLSFSLASACNGDTSQNGNSTVNCRPIQHVMGESCVPSDPKRVVVMAGTEIELVVGLGVMPVGASTRPAPDFMKERLEGVINVGWPEPNLETILSLKPDVILSAKGRVGQIYDQLSQIAPTVLAKGGSDNWKGDFQLFAEALGKTERAEQLMSQYQQRTERLQAQLGNPQNRPEVSVVNVRVGRIILELKDIFSGIVLHDAGLPRPPSQDEKGGMKEISLESIEAMEGDVMFLYTYGGSGAESALAKLKADPLWSKLDVVQRERVYEVPEYWMGKGPISANLILDDLFKYLIQEES, encoded by the coding sequence ATGAAACAAATGTTCGTTCCGACTGGCTTATTCGCCCAATGGCAAAAGATGTGGAGACACTTTAAGAACTGCCAAGTACCGAGATTGCTTGTCTTAGCCCTGCTCAGTTTCAGTTTGGCTTCCGCTTGCAATGGAGACACTTCTCAAAACGGGAATTCAACCGTTAACTGTCGTCCGATCCAACACGTAATGGGAGAGAGTTGTGTTCCTAGTGATCCGAAGCGTGTTGTCGTTATGGCAGGAACAGAAATTGAATTGGTAGTGGGTTTAGGTGTCATGCCAGTGGGAGCTTCTACTCGACCGGCTCCTGATTTTATGAAGGAAAGGTTAGAAGGAGTAATCAATGTCGGTTGGCCCGAACCCAACTTAGAGACGATTTTATCGTTGAAACCGGATGTAATTCTCTCAGCAAAAGGGAGAGTGGGACAAATTTACGATCAGCTCTCACAGATTGCGCCAACTGTCCTTGCCAAGGGAGGCAGTGATAACTGGAAAGGCGATTTTCAGCTATTTGCTGAGGCTCTCGGCAAAACTGAGCGAGCCGAACAATTGATGAGTCAATACCAGCAACGAACTGAGCGATTACAAGCCCAGCTTGGAAACCCCCAGAACAGACCAGAAGTTTCTGTAGTTAACGTTCGCGTAGGAAGAATTATTTTGGAGTTAAAAGATATTTTCTCTGGTATTGTGCTACACGATGCGGGGCTTCCCCGACCTCCAAGTCAAGATGAGAAAGGAGGAATGAAGGAGATTAGTCTAGAGAGTATTGAGGCGATGGAAGGGGATGTCATGTTTCTATACACTTACGGAGGTAGCGGAGCAGAATCAGCCCTAGCGAAGTTAAAAGCTGATCCTTTGTGGTCAAAACTAGATGTGGTGCAACGGGAGCGAGTTTATGAAGTGCCTGAATATTGGATGGGTAAGGGTCCCATTAGTGCCAATTTAATTCTCGACGATCTCTTCAAGTATCTGATCCAGGAGGA